The DNA sequence CCGAGTAAAACTGCAAGAGAATACAATAATTGTTGATGTATGTTATAattcagttagttagttaggagTTAGTTAGTTTGACAGCTATGAAGGTTGTTATAGCTACATATGCAGTGTGTATAAAATAGTAGTGATCATGAATGAGAAACATAAGAGTGCAGAAGTTTTAATTCAGAATTCCAAGTTCCCTCTATTTTCTCAATCAattatttcatcttctcttattctctaacatagagtgagtgagtgcatagtgtgagtgtgtgtgaaGAACTTTATTTGTTCTAACAAACTGGTATTTAGAGTTGAGGTTCAAGATCCTTGGATACCGAAATTGAGATGACTTCCTCGAATGGAAATTTTCCAACATCTATGCCTGTTCTCATAGGCAAGAACTATGATGATTGGTGTGCTCAGATGAAGGTAATCTTTCGATTTTAAGATGTGACAGAAGTGGTGCAAGAAGGGGTTCAAGAACTTGACAGGAACCCAACTGATGCACAGAAAGTGGCTCATCGTGATTTGATGAAAAGAGATGCAAAGGCATTGTTCATTATTCATCAGTGTGTAGATGcagataattttcaaaaaattagatCTGCTGATACTGCAAAGAAGGCATGGGATACTCTAGAGAAATCCTATGTAGGGGATAGCAAACTCTAGAGAAGGTATGAACTTCTACAAATGAGTGATCAAGAAAGCATTGGTGAGTTCTTTTCTCGAATCTTGgcaattacaaatcaaatgaatgCTTATGGTGACAAGCAATCAGACTTGTGGATCATTGACAAGGTATTAAGAACCTTGACACCAAGATTCGATCATATAGTGGTGGCAATTGAGCAAGACCAGAATCTTGAAgaaatgaagattgaagaactgCAAGGAATACTTGAAGCTCAAGAGATGAGGCTTAATGAAAGAAATTCACAAAGATCAGCTGAGCAAGCTATGCAAGCCCAAACAACCGAAGGGAACAACTATGATGGTGGCAAGAATAAGAAGGGAAAATGAAAGTGGAAGAACAATAAGTGGAAGGGGTCAGGTAAGGGCTCCAGCAGTTCTGGAAATCataaccaaaatgaagaaactgaCAAGAAAAGTGGAGGGAATCACAAAGTGGGCAAaaagaaattcaacaagaaatgaattcaGTGTTATAACTGTCAGAAAATGGGAACATTTTGCAGATGAATGCAGAAATAAAAGGGTTCCAAGAAATGCAGATGAGGCTCAATTGACACGAGATGAGGATTCTGACTCTGATAAAGTGTTACTAATGGCAACAACAAACTCAGAAGAAGACAATGTTAATCTGTGGTATCTTGACACAGGCTGTTCCAATCACATGATTGGACATAGAGAGTGGTTTGTAAACATTGATGATAAGGTGAAGAGCAAGATCAAGTTTGCAGATAATAGCTCTGTAATTGCAGAAGGCATTAGAAAGGTGATGATTCAGAGGAAGGATGGACAACACTCATTTATCAATGATGTTCTATATGTTCCCAATATGAAGAATAATTTGTTGAGTTTGGGACAGTTGCTAGAAAAGGGCTACTCAATGCAGATGAAGTACAGTCAAATGAAGATATTTGATAGCAATAGGAGGTTGATTCTAAAGTCCCCTTTGTCAAGAAATAGAACATTCAAGATTGGAATTCAGATTGCAGAATTTTGATGCTTGGTTGCTTCTATAAGTGATGAAAGCTGGATGTGGCATCACAGGTTTGGTCATCTAAATTTCAGGAGTTTAAGTGAATTAAAAAGCAAGAAAATGGTTCATGGTCTTCCCCAAATTGAGATACCAAAACAATTGTGTGTTGAGTGTTGTGTGTCAAAGAAACTAAGGAATTCTTTCAAGTCATAAATTCCAATCAGATCCAAAAGAAAGCTTGAAGTGATCTATTCTGATGTGTGTGGTCCTTTTGAAGTGAAATCCCTAGGAGGTAACAGTTACTTTGTGTCATTCATTGATGAATTTACTAGAAAAATATGGATCTATCTCATTAAGCAGAAAAATGAagtgtttaacatttttaagaagTCTAAGCTGTTGAGTGAAAAGCAAAGTGATAGGGTAATCAAAGTGCTTAGAACAGATGGAGGTGCTGAGTATAACTCACATGAATTTCAAGTATTTTGTGATGAAGAGGGGATAATTCATGAAGTGACATCTCCCTATACACCTCAGCATAATGGTGTTGCTGAGAGAAGAAACAAAACCATTTTGAACATGGTCAGGAGCATGACGAAAGGGAAGGAAATGCCTCATTACTTCTGGGGAGAGGCAACTTCTACTGCTGTGTATATTCTGAACAGGTGTCCCACTAAGAGATTGTAGGGATACACACCTGAAGAAGCATGGTCAGAAAAGAAACCTGGTGTGAGTCATTTAAGAATATTTGGTTCACTGTGTTTTAAGCATGTGCCTGAGCAGAACAGAAAGAAACTTGATGATAAGGCTGAACCAATGATACTCATTGGATATCATCCAAATGGTGTCTACAAGCTGTATGATCTTAGAAAGAGGAAGGTTGTGATTAGCAGAGATGTCTTGATAGATGAAACAAAGGGCTGGAATTGGGAAATAAATGTTGTTGACAATGGTGAAAGAAAGGTGATTGTgaaccttgaaaacaaacaaagtgAAGAGGATGTACCATCATGTGGAGAGCAAATTAGAAGGACACAAAGAGAGAGACAGGTACCACAAACACTTAGAGAGTATGAATTGTATCTTGATACAACAATCACTGCAGAAGGGGATTTTGTGCACCTCTACTTGCAGAATCAAAACCAATGAGTCGTGATGAAGCCTCACAAAGTTCACATTGGAGAGCAGCTATGGAAGAAGAATTGAGATCAATCGAGAAGAATCATACTTGGGAGTTAGTCCATTTACCTCAAGGAAAAAGACCAATTGATGTGAAGTGGGTCTATAAGACTAAAGTAAAGCCTAATGGAGATGTGTCCAAGTATAAGGCAAGATTAGTAGCAAGGGGATTTCTACAAAAACATGGCTTGGATTACAATGAGGTTTTCGCTCCAGTTGCAAGACTTGAAACTGTTAGGCTCATTGTGGCAATTGCTAGAAACAGAAACTGGTCTCTATATCAACTAGATGTGAAGTCAGCATTTTTGAATGGGCCACTTGAAGAAGAAGTCTACATAACTCAACCACCTGGTTATGTAGTTGCAGGACAAGAGGATAAAGTCTACAAGTTGAATAAGGCACTATATGGCCTCAAGCAGGCTCCTAGAGCCTAGAATATGAAAATTGATAACTTCCTAGTCTAGCAGAATTTCACCAAGTGCACTACTAAGCATGGGGTTTATGTCAGAAACACATGTTTTGGTGAGTTTTTGATAATATGTCTCTATGTAGATGATTTGCTAGTGACTGGCAGTAGTAAAGAAGATATAAGAGTGTTCAAAGGAAGAATAATGGAAGAATTTGAGATGTCTGATCTTGGTGAACTATCATACTTCCTGGCTATTGAATTTGTTTCTACCAGTAAAGggattttcatgcatcaaaagaaGTATGCAGAAGACATTTTGAAGAGGTTCAATATGATGGAGTGCAATTCTATTATCACACCAACTGAAACTGGAATTAAGCTGCAAATAGATGGGGATGAGAAAGAAGATGATCCTACCTTGTACAAGCAAATTGTAAGCTTATTGAGGTACCTATGTAACACCAGACTTGATATTGCCTATTGTGTTGGGTTGATAAGCAGGTTATGGAGAAACCAAAGACACCTCACTTCCTGGCCTTGGCATTTTATATCCTTACAGTCAGAAGAATATAGAAGAAGAAGTGTTTAGTTATAGTGATTCAGATTGGTGTGGTGATAAGGATGATAGGAAAAGCACTACTGGTtatgttttcaaatttggaaCGTCACCAATCTCTTGGTGCTCAAAGAAGCAGAGTGTAGTTGCTTTGTCAACATGTGAAGCAGAATATATTGCTGCTGCTATGGCAGCCTGTCAAGCTCTATGGCTGGAAGCTTTAATGGAAGAACTAAACTTGAGAAATTGCAATCCTATGAGGTTGTTGATGGATAACAAATCAGCAATTGATTTAGCTAAGCATCCTGTGGCACATGGCAGGAGTAAACATATTGAAACCAAGTTTCATTTCCTGCGTGATCAAGTGAGTAAGGAGAAGCTTGAATTGGAGTTTTGTAGGTCTGAAGATCAAGTTACAGACATACtaactaagccattgaagtctATCAAGTTCAAGGAGTTGAGAGACAAGTTAGGAGTGACATCCTTGACAAATCTGAATTAAGGAGGGATGTTGATGTATGTTGTAattcagttagttagttaggagTTAGTTAGTTTGAAAGCTATGAAGGTTGTTATAGCTACATGTGCAGTGTGTATAAAATAGTAGTGATCATGAATGAGAAACATGAGAGTGCATAAGTTTTAATTCAGAATTTCAAGTTCCCTCTATTTTCTCAATCAATTCTTTCATATTCTCTAACATAGAGTGAGTGAGTGCATagtgtgagtgtgtgtgaaGAACTTTATTTGTTCCAACAATAATAACATGGAGAGAGAAATAGCGAGACAGGGGGAGGGAGAACCATCATGAGAGGGGGTGGTAGCTATAGTGAGAAAGGGAGGGAGGTTAACGGTATGAGAAGGAGGTTGACTAGCTTTTTCTTCACAcattttttcagaaaattacCGTGAGACACACCTCTAGAACTTTTTTCGAAAGTGGGGGAGAATTTgggaaatatttatcattttgagaAGAAACAAGGGAGGGTAGAGGTTTTGTTTTGTTAGATTTCTTGATGTCCAAAATGCAAAGTTGTTAGAGAAACAACTAGACCAGATTTACCTTGAAAACATGAAGATGCATGTAAATTTACCTAACTATAACAAATGAGGATTAGGCTCTAACGGGAAAGACAAGGTTGTTGGAGATCAATAGAAAATACAAGGAGTAGGTGTGGGTTGGAAGAACTGGGAAATTGGAGACCAACAGAAAGTTGAAGGCACGATGCAAAGGGAAACACACAAGttgtacaaagaaaaaagaagaggacGCACACTCTATGGAAAGTTAAGACAAAAATCAAGAGCAAAGTAGATTAAGGAGTGTCATAACAACATAAAATTTTTTCATGTATGCGTCAATTGGAGGAGGAGAAGAAATATGTTGACAGGAATTGTAGTAGAAGATACTTTGAGTCTAGGAATCATCTAGAGTTAAAGAGAGAGTCAAGTCCTTCTTTCAACAAAGATTCAATGAGGAGGAGGTAAGACCATTGCTTGATGGAGTATTTTTTTCCACAAATTTCCttagaagaaaaacaagagctAATTCGACCTTTTGAGGAGAAGGAAATTAGAGAAGTGAGATTGTGAAAGTTCCAAAAGCCCGAGACTGGATGGTTTCAATTTCAAGTTCATTAAGGAGTTTTGGGAAACCTTGAAGGGAGATTATGGGTTTTCTTACATGAATTTCATGAGAATGGTGTCTTTCCTAGAGATTCCAATTCTTTATTCGTTACTTTGATTTCACAATTTGGAGCTCTAATGTTTGGAATATCTGGACCTCTAggaacaatttaatttttaaaggggAGATATTTGATTTCACAAAGTTGTTGGATAATATTATGTTTTGGATGTGGTCATGGTTAAAGGGCTCAGGCAATGGTTTTTCCTACTTTTTGGTGTAGTGGTCACTTAATCCAAAGTTGTACCTAACATCTTGCTTTTAATTGTGGAAGGGACATACAAATTTCATAAAACTGCAATGGCATATCTTAAAGACAAAGCTGGTATTATATTGTTGgtttttagtattttcattttaagcTTAGTTTGTTGGGATGCATATAGGAAAGGTATACTCAAAGTAGTACTGCAGAGGATATATAATCTCCATTTGTTATAGGTAGCTGGTTTATGTGTTGCTTACCTTGGATAAGCACTCTTGGAGTCCTGGTACCTTATATCCTCTTATTGTATtactctttttaaattaatgataatcagttgtttaaaagaaaaaacagtcAGAGAATACTGACAATCAAAGAAATGGGATAAGTATAAACAAAAGTGATCCTcgtcttttcttttttgagtaAATAGTTAATCTTTTTTGAGTAAATAGATTAAACTTTGACGTTGATGtgacatattaaaattaacCTAACGTTTATATATGATGTTGATATAGCAGAAATGTAATGAGTGgttaaataaagtaataaataaataattcttcaTAAGAATTGAATTCAtaaccttttattttaaaacaaaataataaagtacTAAAACACTTAATTTGTTAGATTAatttataaactttattttacgCGTATCATAAGTTAATAGttattgattttgtttgaattataaaatttataaattaaaataaatatgtaatatttaacatttaattttacattatttatttttattatgaaatcttattttaatataaattttatatataatttttttcttatttcattataatttaaaaaaaattacatatcctAACACATagattatttaagaaaaattatgttaagtaatttatgaaaactacacaaatttaaaatgatatttaaataatctagTATTgcttatatacaaaaataaatttacataatttttataatttatataaataatttacacattaattatgcaattttcttgatttatataattggtattgaaaaaacttatttactaaacaattttttatagttaaaacgaaaatattaacattttagtttcctaaaaattaattattaaaattttattaatttatataattagaatagaaataatttatatattaaaataaatttaattaatttgtataactTACATATTAATTGATccaattatattgatttatataattagagtaaaaataatttgtatattaaaatcaatttacaaaataatttatatattaatttatgaaatttaattagaaattggtaaaattttcaaaataaaatatgtaagttattcaaaataaaattatataaaatcatataaaattaaattaaaaatatttatatattaaatacatattttttagtttataaatttttgaaaaaattaataattcttgGCTAATGATacatacaaaataatatttataaagttaACTAAACAAAGTAAATATCTTAGTggtttattactttatttttgaaTAAGTTCATGAATTCAACAACTATCAAgacttattttttcactttatttagtCTTTTGCATCATGTTAGTATCAATATGTCATATTAACATCAACATTTGACTTTAGATGATCAACTGacgaaaagattaaaattt is a window from the Glycine max cultivar Williams 82 chromosome 2, Glycine_max_v4.0, whole genome shotgun sequence genome containing:
- the LOC102670523 gene encoding uncharacterized protein — translated: MKKLTRKVEGITKWAKRNSTRNEFSVITVRKWEHFADECRNKRVPRNADEAQLTRDEDSDSDKVLLMATTNSEEDNVNLWYLDTGCSNHMIGHREWFVNIDDKVKSKIKFADNSSVIAEGIRKVMIQRKDGQHSFINDVLYVPNMKNNLLSLGQLLEKGYSMQMKYSQMKIFDSNRRLILKSPLSRNRTFKIGIQIAEF